One genomic region from Pyxicephalus adspersus chromosome 1, UCB_Pads_2.0, whole genome shotgun sequence encodes:
- the CSF3R gene encoding granulocyte colony-stimulating factor receptor, whose protein sequence is MQKDWRILLLEEILFLFLASGEQACRITIDSPVIRLGSPLLASCSSNCPQIGRGTVVWKLDNNFLAEDQYRNIQENTSSVYFSSFNKTSGLLQCYVNSKEGFYLMDQIHIRAGYPPSPPSNLSCLLKPSNNFVTCTWLSGEDSSLTTDVTLSGSRSVEQCVIPAKTDFDYNPIKGQNFFNIPRSSYHFSKRLTVWVTVKNEFGSATSGPVCFIPREEVKLDPIVISETKATTTGCIKLQWTYGKASFVKDLKCQLRYRNEFQTEWAKPMKRENANAKHLWYIVNHLLQKDISLCHTTDLNCTFLLPHGINRAFIWAQNTAGASPVKEINFFATKGNPVSRMYASPNNDYSIRVEWEPQVHATAYVLEWCKSAQLPKCEFNWKTEFSGSNTSILQENIEPYQMYTVTLYPVYMENIGTPVQTNVYSKEAAPAFSPELKLDSVNKSQAEVHWEPIPLEKRNGFITNYTIFWIDTHGKEEFSTVNGSVTRFKIKNIVPFTTYQVFLRSSTAGGSVNGTILTVYTTFPDNTFLLLVLSLFLFLVIILVFIICIMKHKRMKNHLWPTVPDPAKSQMGKWTSFMEEMPRVMDNPPDVSQFLTSDICIVEGWQGKKPLTQCQETPLKDTDERNNWRSYVNTDTVQYAQVITGGYREQSPPTSVYGRSDSTQPLLCDMSPSPQNYENMWFHSHHQEDNVFLVEEEKNVMDYPLLHALQIHEKGESVNLFN, encoded by the exons ATGCAGAAAGACTGGCGAATACTGCTGCTAGAAGagattttatttctctttctggCTTCTG GAGAACAGGCTTGTCGCATTACTATAGATTCTCCTGTAATTCGTCTTGGTTCCCCTCTGTTGGCTTCTTGCTCCTCCAATTGTCCTCAGATTGGAAGAGGAACAGTGGTATGGAAGCTGGACAATAATTTTCTGGCTGAGGATCAATACAGGAATATTCAGGAGAACACTTCATCTGTGTACTTCAGCAGCTTCAACAAGACTTCAGGATTGCTTCAATGTTATGTGAACAGCAAAGAAGGATTTTATTTAATGGATCAAATTCACATTAGAGCTGGCT ATCCACCATCTCCTCCCTCCAACCTAAGTTGTTTGTTAAAGCCTTCCAATAATTTTGTGACTTGCACATGGCTGTCTGGAGAAGACTCCTCTTTAACAACCGATGTCACACTTTCAGGTTCCAG GTCTGTGGAACAGTGTGTGATACCTGCAAAGACTGACTTTGACTACAATCCTATAAAGGGACAGAATTTCTTCAATATACCTCGTAGCAGCTACCATTTTAGCAAAAGACTTACAGTGTGGGTCACTGTAAAAAATGAGTTTGGCTCTGCTACCTCTGGCCCTGTTTGTTTCATTCCAAGAGAAGaag TGAAGCTTGATCCGATTGTCATTAGTGAAACAAAAGCAACTACTACAGGTTGTATTAAATTGCAATGGACATATGGTAAAGCCAGCTTTGTAAAGGACCTGAAATGTCAACTGCGCTACAGAAATGAATTCCAAACAGAATGGGCCAAG CCAATGAAAAGAGAGAATGCCAATGCCAAACATCTCTGGTATATTGTGAACCATCTGCTTCAGAAAGACATTTCATTGTGCCATACAACAGATCTCAACTGTACATTCCTTCTCCCTCATGGAATAAATAGAGCATTTATCTGGGCTCAGAATACAGCTGGAGCTTCTCCAGTCAAAGAGATCAATTTCTTTGCAACCAAAG GAAATCCAGTGTCTAGAATGTATGCATCACCTAATAATGATTACAGCATTCGAGTTGAGTGGGAACCACAAGTTCATGCTACAGCCTATGTGTTGGAGTGGTGTAAAAGTGCTCAGTTGCCCAAGTGTGAATTTAACTGGAAAACTGAGTTTTCAGGAAGCAACACTTCAATTCTACAGG aaaatattgaGCCTTACCAGATGTACACTGTGACACTATATCCTGTGTACATGGAAAATATTGGAACACCAGTTCAAACAAATGTCTATTCCAAGGAAGCAg CTCCAGCTTTTTCACCTGAACTTAAACTGGACAGCGTTAATAAGTCACAAGCAGAAGTGCATTGGGAACCAATTCCTCTGGAAAAGCGCAATGGATTTATTACCAACTATACTATTTTCTGGATAGACACACATGGCAAAGAAGAGT TCTCAACAGTAAATGGCTCAGTTACAAGattcaagataaaaaatattgtcCCTTTTACAACATATCAAGTGTTTCTAAGAAGTTCTACAGCTGGAGGCAGTGTGAATGGCACCATACTAACAGTTTATACCACTTTTCCAG ATAACACTTTTTTGCTCCTGGTTTTATCTCTGTTTTTATTCCTGGTGATCATTCTTGTGTTTATCATCTGCATAATGAAACATAAAAG AATGAAGAATCACCTCTGGCCAACAGTTCCAGATCCAGCTAAAAGCCAAATGGGAAAATGGACCTCTTTCATGGAAGag ATGCCCAGGGTAATGGATAACCCCCCTGATGTTTCTCAGTTCTTAACAAGTgacatatgcattgtggagggaTGGCAAGGAAAGAAGCCACTTACTCAATGCCAAGAGACACCTCTCAAGGATACTGATGAAAGAAATAATTGGAGGTCTTATGTCAATACAGATACTGTACAGTATGCTCAGGTGATCACTGGAGGCTACCGTGAACAAAGCCCCCCAACCTCTGTCTATGGCAGGTCTGATTCCACACAACCACTTTTGTGTGATATGTCTCCCAGTCCCCAAAACTATGAGAACATGTGGTTTCACAGCCACCACCAAGAGGATAATGTGTTTTtggtggaagaagaaaaaaatgtgatggaTTACCCTCTTCTCCATGCTTTGCAGATCCATGAAAAAGGAGAAAGTGTTAATTTGTTTAACTGa
- the MRPS15 gene encoding small ribosomal subunit protein uS15m: protein MIGEIVRMLGVRRAVCGVLGCAVRGGFLSSGRHIVRCQPWIGENGSLPAASASLVQIARTYAKASREGISSQLDDLPPTMLKMEYDGVQKVEEVNDLVKRILSLDMAAQSDKLKIKIQQLADKVRKSPDDESSKEFQIAIMTARIQNYKEHIQKHPKDKANKRRMLLTIDRRKKMLKILRLTDYNAFENVCKQLGIEYTFPPEYYRRATKRWQAKKAFCLKVYAEVQKQKAAGLLPRRRRIQSRTKPVPA, encoded by the exons ATGATCGGCGAGATTGTCAGAATGTTGGGTGTGAGGAGAGCGGTGTGTGGGGTCCTCGGCTGTGCTGTCCGGGGCGGCTTCCTTTCATCAGGACGGCACATTGTCAGGTGTCAGCCATGGATAGGAGAGAACGGAAGCCTTCCTGCAGCAA GTGCAAGTCTTGTTCAGATTGCCAGGACATATGCTAAGGCATCAAGAGAAG GAATTAGTAGCCAGTTGGATGATTTGCCACCCACAATGCTTAAAATGGAGTACGATGGAGTGCAAAAAGTGGAAGA ggTTAATGATCTTGTGAAAAGGATATTGTCATTAGATATGGCAGCTCAG tctGACAAGCTCAAAATTAAAATCCAGCAGCTCGCAGATAAAGTGAGAAAAAGTCCTGATGATGAATCGTCGAAAGAATTCCAAA TTGCCATTATGACAGCTAGAATCCAGAACTACAAGGAGCACATTCAAAAGCATCCAAAG GACAAGGCAAACAAGAGAAGGATGTTATTGACCATAGATCGTCGCAAAAAGATGTTAAAAATCCTGCGGCTAACTGATTACAACGCGTTTGAGAATGTATGCAAACAGTTGGGCATTGAATACACCTTCCCTCCAGAGTACTACAGACGTGCAACCAAGAGATGGCAGGCAAAGAAAGCTTTTTGCCTCAAG GTGTACGCAGAAGTACAAAAGCAGAAAGCCGCAGGGTTATTACCAAGGAGGAGGCGTATCCAATCCAGAACCAAGCCTGTTCCAGCATGA